GTGAGAGAACACGCACGCAGAGGGTACATGCCAGGGTGACCAGTGACACCACGTGAGCAGGTGTGTGACTGCTGGTCCCCGCTACTGGGGCTGCACTTCGAGTGGCCATGCAAATGGCCAGGAGTGGGGTGtgtggctgcagccccccaCCCTCAGGGGCTATCAGGGCAGTGGAAGCCCCAGCCAGGGGGCTGCCCCCAGGACCCCACAGGGCACGACATGGCTGAGCTGGGACCTGAGGCCAAgggggtgcaggcagaggggaagTGTTCCCCCTGGGGACAAGGTAACTGGGAATAGGGAGGGATTATGGGGGAGGCAGCACTCCCAGACCTGCCTgggtcctgcagcagggacagccacCCCATCTCACTCCCCTACAGTGGCAAATGCAGTAGCAGACTGGGAGAACTGGGAAGTGGCTTGATCCATCGTGCTGGAAGCCCCCAAAGGAGAGCAGTGGGAGGGCTGAGGGATTCAGGGGTCTTGCCCACCACAGCCTGGGGGGACAGCTGATGCTGGCTGCGGCGCTGGCCCCAGTGGAGCCACACAAGGAATTCAGGCACCAGAGTGGCATTTGACAAGGTCTGTAGttgagggaggggggaggcgAGCAGGGAacagacagatggacagacGGACGGACAGGACATGCTGCCACTGTCACGCTGGAGCTCAGGCCAGGTCCTTGAAAGCGTCGAGGTTGAAGGCTGTGTCCAGGAGCCGCTGCAGCTCAGTCAGGTGGGTTTTCTTGTTGCCAGTGGCAGGGGCAGCTGCTGGCTCCCTCCCTGCATACCTGTGGGGGGAAAACAGGGGATGAAGGGTGGTCTGCACTCCCTAGACCTCCCCCCAGCATCGTTGTCATCCCCCCAGTCCCTACCAGACTGGTTTGGCGCGGTTGATGGTGGTGCGGAGCCGGGGTTTGACATAGTCGTAGTAGCCCTGGTTCTTGTGCTCCTCCTGGCACCacaccagctcagcagctgggtATTTCTGGGCTTCCCGCTGGAGCAGGTCGAAGGGGAATGGCGAGAGCTACAGGGGACATGGAGCAGTGTCACCAGGTCATCACGGGGGCCACACCAACCACAGTCCATGGGCATGGGGGTGGCCAGAGACTGCTCACCTGCTCCACCCGGGTGATGGCCACGTCGGCCTCCATCTGCCGGGCCTTGCGCTCACGGGTAAGGTCATAGTAAACCTTTCCAGTGCAGAACAGGACCCGTTTCACCTGCTCAGGGTTCTGCGCCGCAGGGCCAGTGTCAGGGATGACGCGAAGGAAATGGGTACCTGCCAGGGGAGAGGACAGCACTGTTACTGGGGCACCACAGCAAGACAGCTACCCAGAGATCCCGGACTGGGCCAGCAAActggagaggcagagccagACCAGCTGGCTGACCCAGTACAAAGCATCATGGCTCTGTCAGACTCAGGGCTGCCAAACCCTGTCAGGAAGCAGCCACCGATAGAGGAACTACCACAGCAAAGCCCGAAAGCTGAGCCACATTCCCCCCAGGATGCCAAACTGCACTATCGAGGGGTAGGTAGATGGCCACAATCATCCCACTGCAGCCATGGCACAGCACACTGCCTCAGCACTGGAGGAAGGCCCCTGCACACAAagtgccagcagcaccagcctcACTCAGCTGCTCTTTAATatggggcagctgctgccaggtgGACTTTATCCCCCAGCAAAGGAGGGCTCCTGCCCTTCACCCTTCATCCTGCAGAGAGGCACCGGGGGAGGCAAACACTCCCACACTGCATGTACCTGGCAACATGTCATCGAAGCTGGAGCGGGCTTCAGGGTGGCGCAGCAGAGACTTTGGAGTGAAAATTATCAGCTGGAttggagaagaggcagagaaaggcGTCAGCCTTGCCAGGAACACCTCCCCCGCGAGCAATGGCCAAGGTGTCAACCTGTCCCCCATGCCTCACTGCAGGAGCAGCCCAAGAGGTCTGCTCCTCGCTCAGCTGCCGTGTTCCACCACACCAGGCAGCGGTTCCCCAACAGCACCAGCTTCCCCAGGCCAGGTTTCCCCTGGGAAGGCTGAGGTCCTGGGAGGACCTGCTCAACCCCAGAGCTGGAACCGAAGGCTGGAGTGGGTTATTTCCCAACACCCGCCAGTCCTGATATCTCTTGACCTTCCTTCTGAACACAGGGTGGGGTTCAGCCACTGCTGACCCCCAGGGGCCAGGGGCCAACCCAGATCCAAGCTCCAAGAGCTTCTTGGCCCAAGCAGGGGCATACTGGCCATATTTACTGCTGTACGGTGCCAAAACAAACCCTCCCCAACTCCTATTCCAGGCTTAGAAAGGACGTGGGCTGCCAGCACTGACCGGTTTGCGGAAGGGCAGGAGGATCTGGCGCCGCAGAACATGGAAGAAGTTGGCTGGAGTGGAGCAGTTCACAACAATCCAGTTGCACTCGTAGAGCTGGCGCACATCGAAGTCATCCAGTTTCTGCCTCATCGAGCATGGTCACGGAGATTTCAAGAAACACAAGGTGCCTCTTGGCCTCGcagctctgacagcagcagggagTGGCACCCAGCCccattccctccctccttttctcctctggagCTCATGCAGACCTCCACTCCAGAGGCTTTGGAGGGGCTGCATGTCTGTGCCTTCACCTTGAGGCAGCCCCCTCACATGCCACTTTTGGGACCCCTTCAGCCTTATgctgaggagcagccccagTGTGCCAGGTTCAGCCCCTTTCCCCAAACCTTCCAAACAGCAGTGGGAGCTCAGAGCATCCCAGCCACCTGCTACTGGCTCCATAGCACctggccccagccctgcactgagCCCACCCAGGTGTccttttccccccaccccctcccatTTTGAGGCCACGGTGGGATCCAGGACCCAGGAGCACCAGGCTGAGCTCAGCACAGCCACCACTCACGGGAAAGACATCAGGATCGTCATTGCACATCTGCAGGAATCGCTCTGGGCGGGCAGAGGAGTGCTCAGGACCCTGCAGAGATCAGGCAGGGCCAGAGTGAGCAGGCAGCACCAGAAGCCAATTGCTGGGCATGGCAGTCTCGTGAGTGGTGCTACCTGCTGCCCCTCACTCTGCCtctggtgcagggcaggcaACCAGGGGTCCTTACCATGCCTTCCATGCCatggggaagcagcaggacGATGCCATTCTGCCTGACCCACTTGGCCTGCCCAGGACAGATGAACTGGTCAATTATGCACTGAGCGGTGTTGTGGAAGTCCCCAAACTGAGCTTCCCAAAGCACCAGGGCATTAGGGCTGGCCATGGCAAAGCCCAGCTCGAATCCTGAGGGATGGAAGAGAAGTGAGGGGGTTATCCTCCCAGAGCAGCCTCCCCATTCAGCGGGTGCAGACCCTCTCACTCACCAAGGACACCATACTCTGACAGAGAGCTATTGCAGACAGTGTAAGGAGCCTGGTTGGGCCAGAGGTGGTTCATGGGGATACAGGTCCTCTTGTCCACATTCTGATCATGCAGGACATGGTGGCGATGGCTGAACGAGGAGAAAACTTGTTACCCTTCAGATCCTTTCTGGAATGGCCTTTACAGCCACCAAAAGCATAGCTTTACCTGAATGTCCCCCTCTCGACGTCCTGGCCACTCAGGCGGATGTGGATGCCCTCTTTGAGCAGGGAGCCAAATGCCATATACTCTGCCAGGGCCCAGTCCACCGTCCGGTTCTTCACCATCTCCCCGCGGGTTTTCAGAATACGGCTCAAACCTGCCCAGACAAAAAGGGGGTTCATAGATGGTACAGGAGCTCAAATGACTGTCTTTTGACAGCCTGCCCACAGGCTGCCAAACTACAAATGCCTGGGGCAGAGGAACAGATATACCTTTGCCAGAGGGACAAACTAAGGATGGGGAATTAGGACTGTGAGGATCAGCTCAGAGAAAGAGCTGATTCTCAGTTCACTTCCCTTAACCACAGCTCCCTCATGAACAAATTCTTACAGACtcacagaagggtttgggttggaagggaccttcagagCTCATCTAGCTCCagccccttgccatgggcagggacacctcgcaccagcccaggttgctccaagccccatccaagctggggccttcaacactgccagggtaatggggcagccacagcaccTCTGGGCAATCTGGGCAaaggtctcaccaccctcaccagaagaacatttcttttgtgCAGTCTAACCCTTCTCTCTTTCAGGCTCCTTTGTCTTGTCTCTACAGGCCCTAGTAAAAAGTCCTTGACGTTTTTGTCATAAGTCTCTTCATatactgaaaggctgcagtaaggtctcctgagccttctccaggctgaacagctcaAACTCTCCCAGCCTTTCTGCACAGCAGAGCTCTTCCAGCCCTAGAATCATTGCTGTggccttctctggactcactccagctgCTCTATGTCCGTCCTGTACTGAGGACCCCAGAGCTGtacccagccctgcagtggggtctcaccagaacGGAGCAAAGggacagaatcagagaatcacagaactgtcatggttcaaaaagacctctaagaccaCTGCATTAAACTGTCAACATTgccctgcagaaggaaaaatatgtatCAATATCTGTTTCACCCACTGGAGCATGCCCTGAAGTACctcatttacatgttttttaaaaaaaaaatggtgattccaccacctccctggacagcccattccaacaccTAGCAACTCTCACAGTAATTAAATCCTTCCTCAAAtttagtctaaacctcccctggtgcaacttcaggccatttcctctggtcctctcactgttcacttgagagaagaggccagcacccacctccctacaacctcctatcagggagctgcagagagcaataaggtctcctctcagcctcttctccaaactaaacatgcCCTCTCAACATGCCCCTATGAGTCCtctcaacctctcctcacaggatttgttctccagacccttcaccagcttggctgcccttctctgaattTGCTCCAGCAACTCAAAGTCTTTTTTGCAGTCAGGGGCCCaacccaggatgctgttgggcCCTCTTGCCCCCcttgcacactgctggctcatactcAACTGGCTGTCAACCAGTACTCAGgtgcttttctgccaggcagctttccagccactcctcccccgTGTAGTATTGCacggggttgttgtgaccaaagtgcatGACCAGGtgcttggccttgttaaacctcattttaCAAACCTTGGCCCACTGGTCCACGTTCCTTTGCACAGCCTTCTTACCCTCAAGCAGttcaacactcccacccaattTGGTgtcgacctgctggccatgcatATTGAAGCACTGTAACAGGTCCCTTCCTTCCAGGCCACATCCCAGCTCTAACCCACATCTTTGCTGGAACAAATGCCCAGTCTGACATAGCTTCTGCAAGTTCCTACCTCCATGGATAGTGAAATCCTCCACTGGCACTGAGCTGGCCACCTGACCAATGTGAGTCAAGTCCTCTTCATTCAGACCAGtggaagggcaggtcatgctCCGGGGCTGTCCGTCCAGCGTGAAGAAACctgcagggagagaaggagtCCACCCATGCCTGGGTCACTGAGACCCCCAAGCAAGGGCAGGGATGCCAGGAGTGCAGAGCACCATCCCACCTCTCTACCAGGGTGATTTATTAGAAATGAACTGTAAGGGCCCTTGAGAAGCCCAGCTCTCTGCTAGGGACCTCCACAACATCACTAGTGAGTTACCAGGCCACGGGGAGTCCAGCCAGTGCTTGATGTGCAAGATCTTTTCATCCTTGGATCTTGCATGAGCCTCCTCGCAGATCTTATCATACTTGGCAATTTCCTCCTGAAAGACAGAACCAGAAGGTGGAAAAGCATTAGCCAGGGGTCTCCAATCTGGAGGCCTTGACACAAGCTTGCAGGAGTGCTAGAAGACACAGCAGGGCCCACAGCTGGGAAGCCttggaaagcagagctgctgctggaggtccCTGTACCCCACaggacagctctgctgccatcTGAACCAACAACTTGCCTTCAGCCTTAAAGATGCTGCCAAGTTGCACCAGGGcaagggaagaggcagcagagcagctgcagcactcATTACCAGGCTGGCAAAGCTGGGGCACAAGATCTGTCCCAGAAACCCCCTGGCCATGGTaagccccagtgctgctcagcccagctctcccatGGGTCCACACCACAGCCGAGCACCATATGTTCAGGGTGGTCCCTGAACTGGATGCTCCTGTGCTGTTCAGAGCTGGCACTGTCCAAGGATGAGCCTCGGCTTCCAACCCCCTTGCTGCCAGATCTCACCACTCGCTCAACCctagcacagctctgccacctcTAGGTgacaaacaaaagcagagatggCCCCGTCACATCCTTCACACCCAGATCTCAATCAAAGAAGCAATTTTCCGAGGAGATGCTGCCTGCAGTTTTCCTTCCAGGCCCCAGGGGACAGTACCTCATACTCAGGCTGGTTTACCACCCCCTGGGAAATCAGCAGCTCTGCATATTTCTGCAGCACCGGCTTCTGTTTCCGGATCTGTTTGTACATCAGGGGTTGTGTAAACATGGGTTCATCCATCTCATTGTGACCGTTGCGCCGGTAACAAACCTGCCAGGAAGGGAAAGAGCCTTTGAAAGCAGCTGCTTGCAAACCACGGCTCCTGAAGTGGTCAGAGGTATCAAGGATAGGCCCCAAACAGCCAGGAGAGACCTAAGTGTGTCCACCCCAGTGCAAGTGGTGAGGGCAGGCTTGAGGTACAGAAAAAATGAACTCTCTAACTACTATCAGAGCCTTGTTACTTGCTTTGCAagacctcctccctcccctcacaTCAAAAGGGCCAGATAAGCCCTGACAAGAAATGTCAGCTTTCAGAAGATGCACCCCGAGAGACTTCAGCAAGTACCCACAGTGAAGCCACAGCTTCAGGATAAATCCTTGTGCCACGTTTCTTACCAAATCCACCACCACATCCTTATGGAAGGTGCTTCGCCACTCTGCTGCCACATTGCAGACGTAGACCACAGCCTCTGGGTCATCTGCATTGACGTGAAAAATGGGGGCATTGACCACGCGGGCGACGTCAGTGGGGTACGGGGAGGAGCGGGCCATGCGGGGGTCTGTTGTGAACCCAATCTGTACGGGGGAGAAGGAACAGAACCAGCACAGCAGTAAGGATTTGTAACACAGCTCTGCTAAGCAGCTCCTCCTTTGAAcgctgatcatagaatcacagaatcccagactgctttggtctggaaaggacctcaaaactcatccagtcccagcccctgccatgagcagggacaccgCACCagtccaggttgctccaagccccatccaacctggggccttcaacacttccaaaGATCCTTTcatctctgggaaacctgggccagggtctcaccactgTCACaccaaggaatttcttcctaaaatctcatctAAATATCCCCAGTTTTTCAGCTCAAAAccattccctctcctcccatccctccaggcccttgtccaaagtccctccccagccttcctggagccccttcaggcactggaaggtgctctaaggtctccccattgcagccttctccaggctgaacaacgccagagctgctccagcccttggatcatctttgtggtcccCATGGTGTTCAAGCTGCCTTGGTGTGGGGCAGCTGCATTTTGCTGGCTCAGGAGAGAACCAGGTGAGCCCGCACGCAGCTCCAAGGGCAGCTCAGTTGCAGGACAACCTGTCTGTCCCTGTGCCCCAGGCACTGTCCTCATCCCTTGGCCTGGGCCCTCCTCTCACTGCACCCACTGGGATGGGCTGGTACCAGTGAAATGTCTCTGATTTCAGCAGGGCCAGAACAGAGCAGCCCCATGGGATCTCACACATCCAGCAACCTCTCCACAAGGCTGGACACAAAGCTGCTACTGTTGAGCAGTAAAGTACCCTCTGCTGTCTCCAGGGTCACAAGTCATGCCAGGAACATTGACTGGGAAACAGCTACAGCATGCTGCCAGCTTCCATCCAGACCAGAGCACACAGAGGACACCCCTGCCAGCAGAGGCTTTGATCCTCACCTGGTTGTTCACCACCACGTGGACAGTGCCATGGGTGGTGTAGGAGGGCAGATCGCTCAAGTGGAACGTCTCGTACACAATGCCCTGCCCAGCGAAAGCAGCATCTCCATGCAGGAGGATGGACATCACCTGGAAAGGGGAAGCCACAGCAGTCAGGGGGATGGTAGGCAGGGGCAGGCACAAGGAAAGGTCCTGGTCTCATCCCCATGAGCAAGGAAGCTCATTAAGGCATCTGATGGGATGGGAGTGGAGCTGGCCATGGTGTGCACACAACCACTGGGGAAAAGGCTGTGGCCACCAGTCCTCCCCCTGGGCAAGACCAGCATGCTCGGGCAGCAGCACGCAGTGCACAGCAGCTGGGCTGTGAGTCCCACTCCCGAACACACACATCTCAAAGCAAAGCCTTTTACTGACTGGGAGAGGATGAGAAAAATGCCCTTTTCTCTCATGCTTTCACCCCAGAAAACCTTGGGGCAGGAGCCAGGCCAGGAGcttgctgcagcctgggtgaTGTTATTTTGCAGTCgtgcccagggctggctggggacGCCGCCAGTCAGATGAGGACAGAGTTTGTCTATTTATGTGCAGCCCTCGGGGTGTAGGAGGAAAGGAAGCTTTTTTGCTCTCACCCACTTCTTGGTGTTGGAGACAGGTCTGCGATGAATCAGACCACAAATCAACTTCCCCCAGCCCGCTCTCACCTGCTCCCTCACCTGGGTGCTGCTCCAGCTTTCCCAGCACCAGCAATATGTCTGGTCACAGCAAGGTCCTTCAGCTTGAGGCTCCTACTGCCAAGCCCCCCAACTGCCCCTCATTTCCCTGCTTCCTAACGTGTTCAGACAGGGTTTGATTGCTCCAACAGGGAGGGAGTGGCAACAACTGCCTGGGGTGGGTGAGCCCCTACCAAAGTTATGCTCAAAGACAGGAGGGAAGGCTTGGGGTACAAAGTCAGGGAGAAGGCAGGGCAAGGGGCATGGCAAACAAAAAccagtgggttttttctctttcccaccaGCCTGCCTCCCACCAACCCCCCACTTCACTGTGGGTGTCTCAGCAACACTCACCTTCTTCCCTTCTGTGTCCCCACAGTAGAACTGCTCTGCTTTGGTCTTGCCTTGAACAACAGGATCAGCTGCCTCCAGGTGAGATGGATTTGCCACTAGGGAAAGGGTGATGTTCCTGTCAGTGACACGGTTAATCCTCCGATGGTACATTCCCAGATGGTATTTCACATCCCCAGAGCCCTgttggaggggagaggagagtcACCTTCAGGAACACGAGCAGCTGGAACATTGGGACATGGAAGGAGACCTGAGGCTGTGCCCCAAGGGCTGGAAGAAGGAGGCATTTTCTGGAGGCactggcagaaagcagcaggcaATCATTTGCTGACCTGGCATTCATCAATGCAAAAGTCACCAGTCACAGGGGCCAACAAACTCCAGGCACTGAGGTTGAAGGTGCAGGGGAAAAAGACACTGTGGTGGGTTTGGGGAAGATGCTGGAAAACAGACCCTGGCACCTCTCACAGTACACTGCCATTTCCAGTCCTGGCACCTCAACTGCTGCTTTCTCACCCTGAAACCCCACCTGAAGGGCATGGCGGGCTaaagccagcccagcccagctttCCAATAGCCAAATCATCCCAGCTTACGATGCTGGAAGCTCTGGAGCACAACTGCATCGCAGTGATAGAGCCTGTGGTACAAGCGGTTCCAGCTTCGGGCCCTGTACAggggccaggagctgctgcaaggGCACAAGCCACCCTCTGCTCCTGTCCACCTTCCCCACACCTCGTCGCTCACCCCAAAGCTGCTTTAGACACATGGTGACCCACTGACCACCCAGCCTGTTCCAAGAACACTGACAGCAGCCAGGACACAGGTCAGCCCTTCAGGACAGGCAAGGACAGAGCGGCACCAGCACCAACAAGGAGGCTCCAGGCACAGGAAATCCTTGTGATGCTGATGCAACCAAGAGACAACACAAGCAGTGGCACAGTCCAGCTCCCACTACACAGCCAGAGACTTCAGGACCACATGGGGGCAGGTGACCGCAACCTGCTATGGGCAGAGACTCACCTCATCAGCAGCCTCTAGCTTGGAGTCAAACTGGCAGAAGatctgctccagctccttcctgatCACGTTGGCAAGAACATTCAGGCGTCCCCTGCAAAAGCAAGATTGTTTTTGGCAGCCAGCAGAACCAGCCTGGTACCAAGTGCCAACAGTCACCTGCCATCATCCTTGTCACACAGAGGTGGTGTAATAACTCCACAACTGTAGGGTCAGCCAGGGAGGGGTTCTGTGATTTCACCCGAGAAGCAGTTTGCGGGCCCCTCAGCACAGGGATGGACCAGCAGCCATCccaccccagagctgccccagaGCAGACAGGCCAAATCCTGCTCTGGCATCCCAGGTCTGCTGCACAAGCCCTCTCCAGATGTGTTCACAAATAAGCTGAAGCTGAAAACACAGCGATGAGAAGCAAGCAGCCATGGCCTGAGCTCTCCAGCTGAATTTTACCAGCTGAGCCCAGTTACACCATggtaaaaaccagaaaaccaacaCCTAACCCCACAGCATTCCCCCCGTCTGCACCCCACACACCACTGTGGTGGGGTGCAGGGTTACCTGTGGGGCATCCCCATGATAACATAGTCCACTCCCTTCTCACTCGACTTGTCAATAATGGTTTTTAAGGCTGGGATCAGCACTTCGCAGCCCTCCAGGCCAAAACGCTTCTCTGAAGACCATTTGCGATGGAGGAACTCCTCAAatctggaaggaaaagggagagagggatcAGTGCCAGGGTTGCAGCCAAGGTCAGGGACCAGAGGAAGGATGGGGACTGTACCGAGATAGCCACAGCACCCATGATGCTCAAGCAGGCATTGTGCAGCAGCCTGACAGCTGTCCCAGTCACCTGCCTCCTCTCGCAGAGCCTGGCTGGCTGCTCTCCCACCACAATACTCTGTTGCCCTTAAACCTTATTTTTAGACCTCTTCTTTCAAGATCATCCATGTTTTCAGGCTTTTTGCCAGCACCTGAGACTGCCAGCCTGCCAGCTTGCTGACATCACCCTGCTGATTAAGCTGACTGTGACAGATGACGTCAAGATGTGACTCAGGTGGTGACAGTGTCGCTCCAGCCGGGAGCATTCCGTGCAACAAGGGAAGATAAGGGGGCAGTGAAGCCCCCCCAGGTACCTGGTAGAGCGGACCAGCCTGGCCAGCAGCGTGCGCTTCTCTTCGTTGGTGAACTGCATGATGCCTGGGGTCTCAAACTTCTGCCGGATCCACTGGCACTGCTCCAGGTCGTTGATGAACATGAACTCCACACCAATGTGCTGGCAGTAGGCCATCTGCCCCCACGGGAGGAGAAAGGCAGTGAGACAAGAGCCAGAGTTacagcccctccccacctcccacaAGGACGGCACACGCAGCATCACATCAGATCACAGGGCTCCTTCGTTCCCTGCCTTCACCTTGAAGCAAGACAAAGAGCCCTTCTGCACCAGCACAGACAAAGCCTTCCAGCCTGGCACTGCACTGCACGGCCTGGACACGGGCAAGTGCTGCCTGCAAGGGCAGCCCAGGGAACCCACGAGCAGTGCCAGCACCACACCAGCCCCTTTCTGGGACCCTGGTTTGAGCTGTCTTCCCAGGAAAGGAGACACTGCAGAGGATgtcctgggatgctgcagggcagctcagTCCCTGCACGTGACCCAGCATCAAAATGTTAATTCTCTTTCCCTGAAGGACCCAGTGGAGCCCTTTGCATCTGCCTCAGAGGCCAGATTTTCTCTCTCAGTGCCATCACCTGTTACCAGATCCAAAACCCACTTCATTTGACAGGGAGAGAATCAGACAACCAACCTCCTCCCAGAAATACAGAGCCTGTTCTTGCTGCTTATCTAAGATGTTGATACAGCTTTGCTTCTCCCAAGGTCAACCTGTCTCAGCAGAGACCACACGAGCAAGTCTGCAGTTTGCCTGGAAGCCATCTGTGCTCtcaggctgggcagagcagggcataCAATTTTGCAGTAATTTTGCAGCTGTAAGAGGTGGAAGCCCCAGCCCAAGGTTGGAGCATCTGCTTTATTGAGACCCTCCAAGGGACCACCATGCAGGGCAGCAGCGTggcagcaggacacagaaagGGTTTTGCCTGCCTCCAGCCCACTCCTGTGCTCTCCCAGCACCATTTGCAGCTTTAAATTGGAAAATGTCACTGGAGAGGTTTccaaaaatgcagtatttcagtGCCTGGGGTTTGTTCCCCCTTGGGTAGACCAAACACGTTGGCCCAACACAACGTGAATTCTGAGGTGATCAGATGTGAGCAGAGTGGCAGCTACAAGAGGGGCAAGCACGAAGGAGCAGCTCACAACCTGAAAAGCTTAAAACGGTCAGGTTGGCccaggctgggggcagcagTGGGAACCAGGACCTTCAAAACACAACTGCTCCAACCCCAAACACAAATGGGTCTGGCACAGCCACCCCACCTCTCACCTCCAGCCGGCGGATGATTTCCCGGAGTGGAAGAGCAGATTCATTTCCACCGATGAAAGTGGTTGTGGGCAACTGGAAGACCTTGTCGAGGTCAGATTCATCCAGCCCGTAAAAACCTGCAGGATTTGTCATGGGTGGGACAAGCgaaagcaagagagagaaggaaaagggacaGGGGGACACCGGCACGCAGTGACCGAGTGCATTTGGAAAGGTGgggaaggaacaaaaaaaaaaaagcagcataaaaccagaaataagcATGAAGGAGGTTTATATGCATAAAAACCAAGtcataaataaacaaaaaaccattaAGCACAAAACCACAAGGTTGTTATGGATGGTATTGCAGgaaacaaaccacaaagcaatatatatacacatggaAATTGGTAATTAAAATCCAGGGTGACAGTCAGAAGGGTTGTAACCCCAACAATGCACAAAAATACACCACAAAGTAAaagagaggagatggaaaagaaacagaggaatTGAGGAGTCACCAAGCACAAGAGAGGTGTCACCACACATCGGGAATTCAAAATTAAGAgtcaaagcagagaaagaaacagttaAAACAGACAAACCCCAAAGAGgtagagaaagagaagaaaaagagagaaaatggcATCAGGGCTCAGCAATGGACTCTCCTGAATAGCTCAGCCCAGGAGTGGGGTAGCCAGCCAGCCCCATAGCAGTTTGCTGCTCACATGCCCCTTCACCTGATTAAGCAGCTTTTTAATTAGGAGTTTAGCCTAGCTCTGCTCCAAAGGAGCAAACTCCTTCCTTTTTGGTGCTGGAAACTCGTGGCTCACAGGTGGCTCTGGGGAGCTTGTGCTGTGGGGTTTGGAGCTGCAGATGAGCCCCAGTACCACTGACTGCTGCTCCAGCatcagcagagccctgcagcagctccaccaTCCCCCAAAGCCATCGGAGGTGCCCAAGCACCTGATAACACTCCTGGTTGTctttggggaaactgaggcacagaggagGAAGGACAATGAACTAGCTGAACTGATGCAGCAATGCAGAAGCAGAGCCAGAA
Above is a genomic segment from Calypte anna isolate BGI_N300 chromosome 22, bCalAnn1_v1.p, whole genome shotgun sequence containing:
- the OGDH gene encoding 2-oxoglutarate dehydrogenase, mitochondrial isoform X2, coding for MLNLRTCAAKLRPLTASQTVKTLSQHRPAAPRTFQQVRCYSAPVAAEPFLSGTSSNYVEEMYYAWLENPKSVHKSWDIFFRNANAGAVPGTAYQSPPPLSTSLSTLSQAQFLVQAQPSVDKLVEDHLAVQSLIRAYQVRGHHIAKLDPLGISCVNFDDAPVTVSPNVGFYGLDESDLDKVFQLPTTTFIGGNESALPLREIIRRLEMAYCQHIGVEFMFINDLEQCQWIRQKFETPGIMQFTNEEKRTLLARLVRSTRFEEFLHRKWSSEKRFGLEGCEVLIPALKTIIDKSSEKGVDYVIMGMPHRGRLNVLANVIRKELEQIFCQFDSKLEAADEGSGDVKYHLGMYHRRINRVTDRNITLSLVANPSHLEAADPVVQGKTKAEQFYCGDTEGKKVMSILLHGDAAFAGQGIVYETFHLSDLPSYTTHGTVHVVVNNQIGFTTDPRMARSSPYPTDVARVVNAPIFHVNADDPEAVVYVCNVAAEWRSTFHKDVVVDLVCYRRNGHNEMDEPMFTQPLMYKQIRKQKPVLQKYAELLISQGVVNQPEYEEEIAKYDKICEEAHARSKDEKILHIKHWLDSPWPGFFTLDGQPRSMTCPSTGLNEEDLTHIGQVASSVPVEDFTIHGGLSRILKTRGEMVKNRTVDWALAEYMAFGSLLKEGIHIRLSGQDVERGTFSHRHHVLHDQNVDKRTCIPMNHLWPNQAPYTVCNSSLSEYGVLGFELGFAMASPNALVLWEAQFGDFHNTAQCIIDQFICPGQAKWVRQNGIVLLLPHGMEGMGPEHSSARPERFLQMCNDDPDVFPKLDDFDVRQLYECNWIVVNCSTPANFFHVLRRQILLPFRKPLIIFTPKSLLRHPEARSSFDDMLPGTHFLRVIPDTGPAAQNPEQVKRVLFCTGKVYYDLTRERKARQMEADVAITRVEQLSPFPFDLLQREAQKYPAAELVWCQEEHKNQGYYDYVKPRLRTTINRAKPVWYAGREPAAAPATGNKKTHLTELQRLLDTAFNLDAFKDLA
- the OGDH gene encoding 2-oxoglutarate dehydrogenase, mitochondrial isoform X1 encodes the protein MLNLRTCAAKLRPLTASQTVKTLSQHRPAAPRTFQQVRCYSAPVAAEPFLSGTSSNYVEEMYYAWLENPKSVHKSWDIFFRNANAGAVPGTAYQSPPPLSTSLSTLSQAQFLVQAQPSVDKLVEDHLAVQSLIRAYQIRGHHVAQLDPLGILDADLDSTLPADIITSTDKLGFYGLDESDLDKVFQLPTTTFIGGNESALPLREIIRRLEMAYCQHIGVEFMFINDLEQCQWIRQKFETPGIMQFTNEEKRTLLARLVRSTRFEEFLHRKWSSEKRFGLEGCEVLIPALKTIIDKSSEKGVDYVIMGMPHRGRLNVLANVIRKELEQIFCQFDSKLEAADEGSGDVKYHLGMYHRRINRVTDRNITLSLVANPSHLEAADPVVQGKTKAEQFYCGDTEGKKVMSILLHGDAAFAGQGIVYETFHLSDLPSYTTHGTVHVVVNNQIGFTTDPRMARSSPYPTDVARVVNAPIFHVNADDPEAVVYVCNVAAEWRSTFHKDVVVDLVCYRRNGHNEMDEPMFTQPLMYKQIRKQKPVLQKYAELLISQGVVNQPEYEEEIAKYDKICEEAHARSKDEKILHIKHWLDSPWPGFFTLDGQPRSMTCPSTGLNEEDLTHIGQVASSVPVEDFTIHGGLSRILKTRGEMVKNRTVDWALAEYMAFGSLLKEGIHIRLSGQDVERGTFSHRHHVLHDQNVDKRTCIPMNHLWPNQAPYTVCNSSLSEYGVLGFELGFAMASPNALVLWEAQFGDFHNTAQCIIDQFICPGQAKWVRQNGIVLLLPHGMEGMGPEHSSARPERFLQMCNDDPDVFPKLDDFDVRQLYECNWIVVNCSTPANFFHVLRRQILLPFRKPLIIFTPKSLLRHPEARSSFDDMLPGTHFLRVIPDTGPAAQNPEQVKRVLFCTGKVYYDLTRERKARQMEADVAITRVEQLSPFPFDLLQREAQKYPAAELVWCQEEHKNQGYYDYVKPRLRTTINRAKPVWYAGREPAAAPATGNKKTHLTELQRLLDTAFNLDAFKDLA